The nucleotide sequence tttggtgaaatctataataccagtttagtcctctataatttctaaaagtagaaatatttgaaccattagactttttcaatctttctatttcttcttttagtttttcattttcaatttttaatttatctaaatcctctataagacatgattttgccaaaattctttttgtttctaaaattttattttctaatttggtatttttattttctaatttatacatgaatttagtcattgccttaataccaaagtaaagttgatcagggggtaagaggcatacctcacttatcatatcagatttgaagcctgaatctccccctgcatcgctgctttcatctgaggtcgctcccccttcatcgatgctaggttcttaTGTGCTTTGCctttcgtagcttgccatcagcgctagcccaacatattcttgaatctcggactcagatgatgaagtgtcgtcccaagtagcttttaggttcttgtgcttcttgggaattttgcctttgtccttctttagttctgggcaatcctcttttaggtgtccttccttttgacactggtagcaacgcatccttcttctatttcttagattctttttattctgcatttctttgaatttattagatctaaaaaactttttaaagtttcttaccatgtatgcttcctgatcgtcttctgaatctgactcgggttcatccttcttggttgcatttagtgtAATCATCTGGCTTGCTTCCTTTGTTGTCCcgacacacctggtttcatgcaattcaagagtggagaatagttattctaaagtacttacctccaggtctttcgaaatgtagtaggTGTCGATGATTGATGTCCAATTtgaagttctgggaaacgcgttgagtgtgTAGCGTATTATTTCCCGATTTGTtatcgtttctccgaggttctcgagaccagtaatcagttcttttacctttgcatgtagactggctaccttctcacctttttccagtcggatgttcattagcttattccggaggatgtctcttctagcgagcttcgtttcggacgtgccttcgtggagttccaagaacttctcccagagttctttggcagatgaatagcttccgatgcggttgacctcttgaggcggcaatacgctcagcaggtgatattccgcacggctgtttgctacagactcattctactccttctttgtccaatggctctcttctgtttcttctccatcttgattcatcggagttacaaaaccatacttcataatgaaccgaatttcgaaatcagttcttaggaatacctccatacgtcgcttccagtctgcgaagtccccctcgaattttggtggaacgatgcttggtccgaccatcttgctgcttcgatcggcggttagtcctcctgaagcgccttgctctgataccacttgttggtccctttggagaccggcaagaggggaggggtgaattgccctataaaaattaaaccaaaaacctttctcagatattcaactaattaacagacacttgtaataataaaaagaatagaCTAAATGAAAATatcagacacaagagatttacttggtttgcaatcaggggattgctaatctaaggaaagtaagtgcactatctgatgatctccttcgggcggagtagcctctttacaacgttgacagcacaaataaaagaaacagaaatgaaagcacagagaaaactgattacaagtgagttgatttaactgtgcagatcaacgctatatttatagcactggtcggggcgccccgaaggggttccgggcgccctggggggggataaaattttatcccccaatgatcagattgcgtttgacgtgatcctggtcaaaatctgggttcgggcgcccggaagcattccaggcgccccggagcaaaaagtcaacagttgttgactttttgtccgggacctcttctctggttcagtcccacctcggtccgggtctttcgcttcagctccgttagcttgggtgatctcggccatccggaatagagctcaccgaaacccaagttccgaccttctcctcgagcagccttccttcccgatttttcatccctcgaacgccgcgcacgttcttctcgtccaccggtgtactcttccgcggtcacctcgtccctcggacacaccgagcccttCGGCTCTCTCCcgcgtcgtccttctcgctagctgcatcttccgctcgacttcctgtgttcctaagctcctgcacacttatacacaagggttagacaacacaagacctaacttagcctgtttgatcacatcaaaacaccttggggttccaacagtcttagtgacttaccttagacgaatgggagatgtaggaaatgggaacgtgggaacatgcccacattccccactactcttaatggaaaagtccattatacccctgagttatttccctttataaggggtgCGTCCAAGATTCATTGGTGAGGTTAGAAAAAGAGGAAGAGTTTTTCACACGTCAAtggaaaaaagaaagagagaggaaagaacatctgaggcggtgggatttggttcgtggaattgcggagagctttccgatcctgtgatcgttcttccgacagcgagtcttGCTATCGCCGATTGTAGATCTAcaggagatcgctgtaagtgttTACCGTCTTAATTCGTTttattcatgcatttagaatgtCAACACCTTCAAgtgggtccaaggtgccttcaattaTCTAAGGTTTATCCGCCGAAGATAAAAGTTTATATTCGGCTAACCGCTATGGAAGTCGTCTCTAACAGGTTGAAAGGCGCCTTCGACACTGTTCATGGAAAGCGTCTTCCAAGCCATTGAAAGTGTCTTCCCTGAGGCAGATCAACTCCTTAGCTGATCTTCTTCGCGTAGGTGATGCTTCGGTTAACTGGAGTTGAGTTCATCCGAACTCAACTTTGACCTTTTCCTCGAACAGGCTTCCttcctgacttctcgtccctcgaacgtcgtgcatgtccttctcgtccaccagtgtactcttctgcagcatcgCGTTCCTCGGATGTACTGAACCCTTCAACTCCTTTCTCATGCCAActttctcgttagccgcgtcttctgcttgacttcttgtactcctaagttcctgcgcacttaaacacaaggcataaaacacaaacaaaacctaacttaatttggttgaccatatcaaaactaccacggggtacttataatTGTAACCTGGGAAACATACGTCAAATATGATCTCAAAATACTAATGGAGTGGACGAATCTCTCTTTTAAGGAAACTGTGTCTAACATAAGCCTCGACATCTCATTTCCTGACTTGGCGGTTAGGCAGCGGCAACCCACTCAGACTCTATAGTCTGGCAGCTCACCCGGCTCAATACTTGGCAACTCGGCTAGCTCAAGCATTTGACAGCTTGGTTACTCAGCCGATTCGATACTCGGCTTCCCGACTTGGCACTCGACGTCCCAACTCGATATTCGACTTCGCATCGACACTCGGCAACTTGCATGGCGACACTCGACACTCTAGACAACTCACTCAGGCTGCACTCAACACTAAGGCTACCTTTGGTTGgatgtaatgtaatctagcttgtaatgtaatcaaatttgtaatgtaatgtaatgtaatcttgattacattactacgtttggtaatgtaatgtatgtaatctttgattacaaaggtgattacattcttttgtttggtgtccattattttttataataaatgtaattcatattattataaaatgacaaaaatatcctgtgacGTCTATCGGCGGTCGCTATACCTCTGCCGGAGTTTGCGGCAGCCATCGGCAACCAGCTGCCGCCGCCACCGTCGGTCGCCGCAGCAGGCCACCGCCTTCGCCAATCGACGGTGATGGGCGACGGCAGGCGGGCGGCCTGACGCCGCTCGCCTACGCGGTGATCGGCATGAGCGCGCTGGCGGTGGCGGTCATCGGCGGCCCGCTCACCATGACGTTCCTGGCCCTGGAGGTCACCGGCAGCCTGCCGATCACCGGCGTCGGGCGGGCGACGAAGGTCTGCGACCGGTGGCGAGCGGCGGTCGACaacagactaggggtatattcggcatttaaactttggtgaaacaatgacctcgtaatgtaatcggattacatagcatttgctttgtaatccagattacaaatcttcactaccttttgtaatccagattacattacattacaaattttaaatcaaaccaaacaaaataattaactttgtaatgtaatctgaattacattacaaggtagattacaTGCTATCAAATGTAGCCTAAGATGATTCAAACCTCGTGGGCTTGGGCCACTCAGGAACTCTGATCCCGATGAAAATTGGACTCCCAATAGCCATGAAAGTCCAACCTTCCCAAGCAAGTTGTGCACACAAGGCCATCTTAATAGAGATAAGCCTAAGTTGAACTTTagtatttttaattcaatatattTCTTATAACTCTGGTAATAATCTTCATAAGATTGCCTAATAATTGCTTCCCTCGAAGCCTTGTTATTGTTAATGTAGTGATCGCAATTAAGTTTCAACATAAAGggcatttttaaaactttccccgCCTCATATAGTAAACAAATGAAAAATCATATGTAAAGAGAAAAACTCTCAAAAAAATATTCAAGATTAGAAATATAAAGTGATGAGttcatacaaaataaaaatgGTAGATcataatgtttaatttttttttaaaaaaaattatgcacATACCATTACTTTAATCGAATTTAATATTTAGATTTAATGCAAATGATTTGGGAATTTATTTAAGACACGATGGTCGATTATTCAATCGCAAGTAACAAACACCAGAAGCTAGCAAAACAGCAAACACCAGAGCAAGCAAAACAGCAACCACCAGAGCAAGCAAAACAGCAAACACCAGAGCAGACAGCCGGGATATCAAATGGACACACTGTTCGGGATGCCCTTCCCGGTGAGCCCCACACCGCTGGTGGAGTACAGCAGCGTGTATGGAACCTTGACCGGCCCATTCCGGTTCTTGAACCTCCCTTCGCCATTTCTCGCCACAATCTCCGCCTCGATTCCCCTCAGCGCCGCCCCGAACCTCTCGAATGCCTCCAGCGCCTTCTGATCCGCCGTCCACTCCGCTGTGTCCCGCTGGCCCAGGTACACCTCGTCGCTCGAGTGCGTCGACAGGATCTCGACCACCGACACGCCGGTGATGGTCTGCAGCTTGTTGGTGATCGTCTGCAGGAACACCTTGTCCGGATCCCTCTCCAGCTCTGCAAACTCCGCCGTGCCGCGCTCCGGCATGAAATTCCGGCTAAGGGTCGGCCGGTTGGGGTGGTAGCCGGTGTAGGGGTACTGCCCGAAGTTGACGGCCGCGTGGAGGGCGGAGGCCACCCAGATGATGGTGGTGCATGTCTCCGTCAGCTCTGTGACGGTCTCCATCTTGGCCCACCACGGCTCGTGCTTCTTGTCGCCGTGCCCGACTTCGCGCACCTCCTTCCACCACGCTTGGAGCTCGGCGTCGTCACGCACCTTTTTGTCGTCGGGGTAGTAGATGGAGCAGTAGTCGCTCACCCACGTCTCGATCGCAGACCATATCGCGAGGCCGTCCACGGCGTAAGGATAGTCCTCGATCAACAGTTCGATCTCGCCCTTTGAATCCCTAACCGCGATTCCCCTGAATCAAGAAACTCCAGCTCTTGATGAGGTACAAAAAAAGAGTCCAACAAATGAGGAACAAATTTACCTCTTGATGAGATCCGCAGGAAGACCCTGCTCGACGAAATTCCAGCTCTTATAAACCACCGCCGACATCTCCATCGCGTACTTCGCCGGGAAGAACGTCCGCTCGATGATGCCGCCGGCGTTGATGAGTACCTGCCGGGCGGTGGCGTTTATGTTCATGGTGTCGCGGTAATGGGGCTCGAGCAACTTGTTGATGGGGTGGAGCACGCTCAGGTGGCGATTGGTGGCGATCACGAATGGCTCCATCGTCGCGTGTGTGTTCAACCTTGAAAACacgaaataaataaataaaaatggagATCAGCACCTACACATACGTTTGCTTCTGATTTGAGAGTGAATTGGCATAAGCATGCACCAGTGGCTGATGAGTTGGTGGACGCCGGAGTCGTTGACGGTGACATAAGCTTTGGCGAGCTGCCAAATGGATGCTTCGACGCCGGAGTCCGCCGGCGTGTACACTTCGCTCACGGCGCCGTGTTGCTCTCCGTCGGGGTGCGGCAGGCTCAGCTCGATCGCCAACGGCTTCAGCGTGGAGTCATCTCTCAGGAACAGCAGAGTCCTCGTGGCGTAGACCTTGTTGGCGGTGTCGTTGATCTTGTTCAGATACGGCATCAACGAGTCATGGTGGTCCAAGATGAACAGCCGGTTGCGGCCCAGCGCTTCTTCGATCGTCATTCCTTCGAGGTTGCGCTCGATTTGAGCTGCCGTAATGGTGCTTTTGTGGTCGCCGTACTCGCTCTCGTCAAGCTTGCTCACAGGTGGGAACTCCTCGAGCCGTCTAATGATCACCGGATTCACTCCGGCCAACATTTCCCGAGTAAATTCTTCGTCTGTTCTCCAAGCATACGTGTCCTCTGCACAGCACCAGATGATCACGATCAAAAACCAAAAATCTCAGCGGTAGATTACATGATACTGACCTTGGATGACTTGTGGCAGGGGAAACTTAAGAGACCACCCTTCCCCTTGCGCGCAGAACATCTCTCTGATCATCTCAAAGGGAATGCGTTCTCTTAGTTCGTCGATGCGCAGATTGTTCCCCACCTGCAACTGCAAACCTCCCTTGTACAGCTTCAGAACGTCTTCGAAAGAGTCGAACTCGTTGTCGTGGATGGCCTGGAGGACGGGGAAAAAAGCTTGGATCAAGGCTTTGATGGCGGAGACGCGGAAGTCGTCCGTTTTCAAGTGCCCGAACCGCTCGTCCCTGGGCACGTAGATGTCCATCTCCGCCGGAAGTGTACTCTCTGTCTCCGGATCTTTCTCGGAGGCCGGTCGGCCGGTCTTCCCACGGCGAGGGTAAGGGTAGAGGGCGGAGCCGCCCAAGACAGGTCGAGCGAGAGATGCATTTTTGTCGGGATCGCCGAGGTCGTTGTAGTAAGCGTAGTCGTAAACTCGATCCCATTCTTGAAGTGGGCCGGTCACATCTTCGCCTCTCAAGTTCTTGAGCTCGTCTTCTCTGTACGGTTGCAGCGGCGATGGCGTTTCCGCCGCAACGTAAGTCTGCAATGATAACAGTCGTCAACTTCTTAAACGGCAAAAAGACTTCTCATCAAATTAGATTTTTGATCACTTTTTAAACTACTAAGCAAGTGTTTAACTGTTGCATGCGAAGATAAACGCACAATTAAACTGCTAATCAACTGATTAGCTATTAATCACGCACCTTATTTACGAAGAAGACGCGCTGGTACTTGTACTTGTCTTGAGGGTAAACCCACGAATTGCAGTCGAAGTGAATCCGGCCCTCGCCGGGGAACTCTTCCAGGGTCATGCTCTTCAGGTAGAACTCTGAAGAGTCCTCGTTGATGACAATGACCGCACCGGGGATGCCGTGCTCCCCCACCCACTTGAACGTCACACGGAAGGTGGACTCGCCGGAGGCGATGGCCTGAAGCTTTCTCACGAAGTCCTCCAAGTAGGCCTTCTCTCCAACGACTCCTCTGTTATCGTCATCTACAGACATCAAAGCCGACTCAGTCGCATGCTTTAATCTTTACACCGTCACAATAATCCAGACAAAAGGGAAATTAACAGACTTACTTGGGTCGCCTACGGTGGCGCTGACGAGCTGGAAGGAGCTAAGGAGCTCCTGCGCATTGGCGACAAGCGTGGCGTTGAAGTCCTCGCGTTCAAGCACCTCCTTCTTCATCAGCACAACCGTGGCCTCTACGTCCATTACACCGGCGGCGACCGCAGATCCAAACATCTCGAgaactcagaaacaacaggggaTAGAAACAACAATGGATGGTGAAGGGAAGCAGAGGCACACAATTATATAGGGCCGAAAACAAGTCATGACGTTCAAAGTTATTCTGTCaagtaagtttaatttaaaatcagCTAGACTATTGAAATGATTGTCCAAATTTAACTTACTTCCTATTTTTTATGAATTCGAATGATTCCAGTTTAGCTTGCGCTGTATTTATGTTATTGAATTCACAGTTCAATCtggtttgatttttaatttttttttatagttaatttttaaattatttgattagttattaagtattaaatttgataaaacaagttagttatttcattttgaaccttttttctttatttatctatcatttattgataatataatatatataaattttgtttgTGAATATTATTTaagaatattatttataaataatttattatttatatttatttataaatattaataaattaaacaCATATATGTTAAAGTTTATTCacttaatttaatgagttatctaatcttatttatttaattaattttatgtgtaTTGaacgaatttaattaagtttttactAAATTGAATAtttcataaatatttaattaaaagtaAAAGATGATTATGCTCACCATAAATATTCCTAACAGCCCGTTTCTAGATTATATGAAGAGAGGTGATcccatccggaagctgagtcggatgaaggcgagcCTTGTTGTACTAGAAGTTGACGAA is from Zingiber officinale cultivar Zhangliang chromosome 7B, Zo_v1.1, whole genome shotgun sequence and encodes:
- the LOC122006514 gene encoding probable linoleate 9S-lipoxygenase 5 — protein: MFGSAVAAGVMDVEATVVLMKKEVLEREDFNATLVANAQELLSSFQLVSATVGDPNDDNRGVVGEKAYLEDFVRKLQAIASGESTFRVTFKWVGEHGIPGAVIVINEDSSEFYLKSMTLEEFPGEGRIHFDCNSWVYPQDKYKYQRVFFVNKTYVAAETPSPLQPYREDELKNLRGEDVTGPLQEWDRVYDYAYYNDLGDPDKNASLARPVLGGSALYPYPRRGKTGRPASEKDPETESTLPAEMDIYVPRDERFGHLKTDDFRVSAIKALIQAFFPVLQAIHDNEFDSFEDVLKLYKGGLQLQVGNNLRIDELRERIPFEMIREMFCAQGEGWSLKFPLPQVIQEDTYAWRTDEEFTREMLAGVNPVIIRRLEEFPPVSKLDESEYGDHKSTITAAQIERNLEGMTIEEALGRNRLFILDHHDSLMPYLNKINDTANKVYATRTLLFLRDDSTLKPLAIELSLPHPDGEQHGAVSEVYTPADSGVEASIWQLAKAYVTVNDSGVHQLISHWLNTHATMEPFVIATNRHLSVLHPINKLLEPHYRDTMNINATARQVLINAGGIIERTFFPAKYAMEMSAVVYKSWNFVEQGLPADLIKRGIAVRDSKGEIELLIEDYPYAVDGLAIWSAIETWVSDYCSIYYPDDKKVRDDAELQAWWKEVREVGHGDKKHEPWWAKMETVTELTETCTTIIWVASALHAAVNFGQYPYTGYHPNRPTLSRNFMPERGTAEFAELERDPDKVFLQTITNKLQTITGVSVVEILSTHSSDEVYLGQRDTAEWTADQKALEAFERFGAALRGIEAEIVARNGEGRFKNRNGPVKVPYTLLYSTSGVGLTGKGIPNSVSI